From one Lotus japonicus ecotype B-129 chromosome 3, LjGifu_v1.2 genomic stretch:
- the LOC130744543 gene encoding uncharacterized protein LOC130744543: MKRRRRVPVEETPSVSQKKAKSTPATYTSRQVDMKSKGKHKVVESSDKKVKKTAEKKKKIPRVDLESESDIEADVQDILTSEKNKFLWKYVCKRRIAKERGIGIDVLECKEIVALIERAGLRKTVLDIGKCYGRLVKEFLVNLSDDVGIPGSAEFRKVYVCGRCVTFSPAVINQALGRSAVEFVKESCLWTLIGVVNWIPSHHTSTISAILAKLIYRIGTEIPFHFGSLVFAQTLKHAETCDVKLPISFPSLLTAIILKQHPDILRMDDVAVSKGASIPLDHRLFLDPHVLDIDMPSRKTSIPVLVSASETVGQSASSML, encoded by the exons ATGAAGAGGAGAAGAAGGGTTCCTGTTGAAGAAACCCCCTCTGTTTCACAGAAGAAGGCCAAATCCACTCCTGCCACCTACACATCAAGGCAAGTGGATATGAAGAGCAAGGGAAAACACAAGGTTGTGGAGTCTTCTGACAAGAAGGTGAAGAAGACtgctgagaagaagaaaaagattccAAGGGTTGATCTGGAATCTGAGTCTGATATTGAAGCCGATGTCCAGGACATCCTGACTTCTGAGAAGAATAAATTTCTG TGGAAGTATGTTTGCAAGCGTCGAATTGCAAAGGAAAGGGGGATTGGCATTGATGTGCTTGAGTGTAAGGAAATTGTTGCTCTTATTGAGAGGGCTGGTCTGAGGAAGACAGTTCTGGATATTGGGAAGTGTTATGGGAGGCTAGTGAAGGAGTTCCTAGTCAATTTGTCTGATGATGTTGGTATTCCTGGAAGTGCTGAGTTCAGGAAAGTGTATGTGTGTGGAAGATGTGTAACCTTCTCCCCTGCTGTGATCAACCAAGCACTTGGAAGGAGTGCTGTGGAATTTGTAAAGGAGAGCTGTCTTTGGACTCT gattggagTGGTGAATTGGATTCCCTCTCACCATACTTCTACTATCTCTGCCATTCTGGCCAAACTAATCTACAGAATTGGGACTGAGATCCCCTTTCATTTTGGTTCACTGGTGTTTGCTCAAACCTTGAAGCATGCAGAGACTTGTGATGTGAAGCTGCCCATTTCATTCCCCTCTCTCCTAACTGCCATCATCCTGAAGCAGCATCCTGATATTCTCAGAATGGATGATGTGGCTGTATCCAAGGGTGCCTCAATCCCCTTGGATCATCGTTTGTTCCTGGACCCTCATGTCCTAGACATTGATATGCCATCCCGCAAGACATCCATTCCTGTTTTAGTGTCTGCCTCTGAaactgttggtcaatctgcaagt